Within the Mustela lutreola isolate mMusLut2 chromosome 2, mMusLut2.pri, whole genome shotgun sequence genome, the region agccccctctccccacccgccCTCGGCCGCGAGCCCCTCTCCCTGCGCCCCGACCCCAACCCCGTCGCTTTCCCTCCACCCCAGGCCTCCTGTCCTTCTACAACGCCCGAACCAAACAGCTGCTGCACACCTTCAAGGCCAAGTTCACGCAGCCCTTGCTGCCCGCTTTCACAGTGAGAACGGTTCAgccgctgggggggggggggcggcaggggTGGGGCCGGGGCCGGCTCTACGGCGCCTGAGCCTGCCCCTGCGGCTCACCGGTCCCGGGTCCCCGGTCCCCAGGTGTGGTGCGGCAGCTTCCAGGTGACCACAGGCCTACAGGTCCCCAGCTCTGTGCGCTGTTTGCAGAAGCGGGGCAGTGCCACCAGCAGCTCCAACACCAGCCTCACCTAGGCCACGGGAGCGCCCGCCCAGCCCGGCTGAGTTTGGGGAAGCCCCTTGCCCAGCCGCCCAGGCCTTGGTTGTTGCAACCGCCACCCTCGTCTCACTTGCTGCTTGGAGCCTTAACTCctgatgggggggagggggcaccagGGCGGGCCCTCGTCCCTACCTCACCTCCTAATAAAAGTCAATCACTGGCCAGGCCTTGCTGATGGTTCTTTGGGGCTGGCTGGCACTGAGCGTGCCCCcgacctctctggacctcagcttTCCTGGCTGTGAAATGGGTCTTTCGTATAGGGTCAGGTGGCAGGTGTGGCCGAGTGGGCGGGGCTTGCTGTGGGCGGGCATCTGACCTacactgcccacccccccaagCCAGGCCAGACACATCAGCCCCCAGGGGATCACTTGAGCTTTTATTCTGGGGGAGCTCTTGGCTTGGCTGACTTCCACAGCTGGAGAGCGGCTCACGGATCCCCGGCGCCTGCGCCTCAGTGCTCCAGCGCGCGTCTCCTCTGCAGTTTCTCTTCCAGCTCTGCTGTCAAATCTGCCAgctttggggctggggagggtgggaggtgacTGAGGCGTCAGGTGCACGGGTCGCGGGGGTTGTCCCTCGTccatgccctccccccaccccacatccaCCCGTGACTCCCTGCAGAATCTGTGGGGCCCCGTGAAAAGTGAAAATGTACCCAAGAGCCCCAAGGAGTTTCAAGACTGCCCGGCATCAGACTGAGCATGGGGCACTTCGGAGCAGGGGTCCCGCGTGGCTGCGCTGGCCGCCCACTGGGGAGCACAGACCCCCACATGCCTCACCTGTTGTGGGGAAGAGAGTCTGCATTGAGCCCACCGCTAGCTTCTTGGCCAGGCCACTGTTGAGGACTTTGGGCTCTGGAGGAGAAGGCAGATGGACAGATGAAGGCCAGGGCTGGCTCTCGGCTGGGTGAGGGAAGGCCCCCGGGGAGGCAGGAACCCCCCTACCTGGCTTGGGGACAACAGGTGGCTTTAGAGGCTTGGCCTGAACCTTTGCCAACTTCTTGGGCTTCGGGACCTGTCGACTGGGGGGAGGCACTGCGTGGACAAAGGTGTGGTGTGTCACCTCCGGCTTTTAGCCCCTCCCCCgtccccatctcccctccacaccccccaccTACCATCCCCATTCATGTAGTTGGCAGCTGGGTCATCTCCGGTGGGGATCACATAGTTCTCGTCCTCGTTCAGGAGTGGGGGTGACTTGTCCTGGCTTGCCACAGGCGTGATGGGCAAGGGAGGCAGCTTCTTGGGGCCACCCGAGGCCAGTGTGGGCCCTGGTGGGAAACGGCAGTTCCCCATCTGGGTCCACGTGGTGCAGGGACACCTTGGCTTGTGTCTGTGTGCACCCGAATGTGGACGTCTGTATACATGCTGGTATCCAAGCATGTGACCCTGTGCGTGTGCGTGTCCATCCCTCATCGTAGAAACCTGTACACTGAGTGAATCCACATAGTTGACTATATGTAAAGGGTTTGCACACCACACCTAAACGTGTGCGAGCACGGCACTGTGTGGATACTGAAGTGTGTGCCCCCGGCTCGTCTATACCAATGTGCACACCCACGTACCTAGAAATGTCTGAATTTGTGCCCACGAGTGAGCATTTGTGTGTACACGCGTGGTTGTGGCTTAGGTGCGTGCACAAGGGTTCCCCCCTCCACGCATCTGCCCAGCCCCAGGAGAACCAGACTGCTCACCCCACAGACCTCTCCAGCCTCTTCTTCCTGCTCCCTAAAGAGGACCACCTCCCACCCTAGCAGCCAATCTGGATCCCATCTCTGGGTAGTTTCTTGCTCCCGGTAAAGCTCATCTCTAGCTACTGAAATCCTCTGAGACCTTAAGCAAACACGCCCTCCTACAGGAAGCCTTCTCCTACActgccccctttctctccccaagTCTAGGCGCTGCTGCCTCCAGCCACAGGTTCTACCTCACGGGGCTGGGAGCTGTCCAGCTCCGCAACCCAGAGGGCAGGATCTGGGTAATTTCTGGGTCTTTGCAACTCTGGGTACAAGATTGGACACGGGCGGTGCCATGAGGGTCCCACGTCTCTCCTCAGTCTGGCCCAGCCGCGGCCGCAGGGCGGGGCATCACCTGGGCTGGGGGCCGCGGGGGTCGAGCTTGCCACCCATACTCTCTCGCCGTTCTCTTTATCCGCCTCCACGTGGCCTAGAACAGAGAGCGGTCCTAGAGGAGGTGCGGCGGCTGGGCATTGACCCCGGGGTGGCCCCCGGGCACGTACTGGAACCCCCCCCCCGAGTTCCCCGAGGCCGCACCTACCTAGAACCTTCTCGTAGTCTTCGTCCAGCAGGAAGGGCACCAGCGCGTTATTGGTGTGTGACACGAAATAGTTGACCACTGAGTCGAGTGAGGCACAGGAGAACTGGAGGCGGATAGGGGTCTCAGTCAAGGCTGTTGTGAAAGGGGCGCACAGCCCATCACTGCGCATCGCCGGACCCCGGCCCGACGCTCACCGGCTCCTCCACGTCGATCACATATTTGGGGCCCTCACGCTTCACCTTGTAGTGCCGGACCACCGACGTCCTGCACGGGCAGTGGTGAGTGGGTGGACGGACTCCGACCAGGGAGGACCCCGCCCTTGTCCTGGGTCCGCCCCCACGGGGGGCCTAAACTCTTCCAGCTCCGCGGCACGCTGACCACGCCCCGTCCTGGCGTGCCTCTCGGCCGAGAACCAGACCCTCAACGGACTGCAGCCCCCGGGAAGACCAAGCCGGACAGGTCCTGGCACTGCCCCCAGGGAGGACATGGTCCTGAAGGCTCCACCCCCGGAGGCCATGCCTCCCGTATGGCCCCGCCCACCAGGGTGCTGACTCCACCTTCAACCGATCCCGGAGGAAGCTTTATGTCAGGCTCCGATCCGCCCCCAGAGTGTCTTCACCTCCCAAGCCTGAGTCAACCACTGCGGGGGAGGGCCGGGGCGTGACTCCACCCACAGGTCCTGACCCCGCCCAAGGGGCAGGTTAGCATCCCTGGATTTGATTTCTTCCCCGCTCCAGAGGCCCAGACCCAGCCGATCTTAATGCAAAGGTCTGACCTCGCCTGGAGTCCGTCCCGGCTCCAGGATCTAGCTCCTCTCCCGAGGGGATCCACCGCCCTGTTTGGTCTTTAGCCCCGCCCCCAGGCACGGACTCCCTCCCGCATCCCAGAGCCGCGCGGGCCTCAAGACCCCACGCTCCGGGAGCTCGGGCCCCGCCTCCAGAGCCTTCCCCCTCCCCGCGTCCCAGCTCTGACTCCGCCCCCACGCTCGCCCCGCCTCCCGGCCCGAGGCCGCGCAGGCGCACCCGTTGAACGTCTGGCGCGTGGTGACCGACACGTCGTCCCCGCCGTCCCCGCTGGGTCGCAGCAGCAGGTTTCCGCAGTCGGGATAGCGCTCCAGGAGCAGCTGCGCGTCCAGCCGGCTCACCTTCAGGAAGCAGCTGGGGCGGGCCGCGTCCCTCGCTCAgggc harbors:
- the STAP2 gene encoding signal-transducing adaptor protein 2 — its product is MASALSPPRIPKHKGALPSHYYESFLQKKGPHDQDYKKFWAGLQGCTLYFYNSNRDSQHVEKLVLGAFVKLTDEVPWESSGDPGIYFSLVLRNQEIKFKAESLESREMWKGFILTVVELRVPSNLTLLPGHLYMMAEALAKEEARRALELPPCFLKVSRLDAQLLLERYPDCGNLLLRPSGDGGDDVSVTTRQTFNGTSVVRHYKVKREGPKYVIDVEEPFSCASLDSVVNYFVSHTNNALVPFLLDEDYEKVLGHVEADKENGERVWVASSTPAAPSPGPTLASGGPKKLPPLPITPVASQDKSPPLLNEDENYVIPTGDDPAANYMNGDVPPPSRQVPKPKKLAKVQAKPLKPPVVPKPEPKVLNSGLAKKLAVGSMQTLFPTTAPKLADLTAELEEKLQRRRALEH